One genomic region from Drosophila busckii strain San Diego stock center, stock number 13000-0081.31 chromosome 3R, ASM1175060v1, whole genome shotgun sequence encodes:
- the LOC108603566 gene encoding tubulin beta chain, with product MREIVHLQAGQCGNQIGSKFWEIISDEHGIDPNGYYHGESDLQHERIDVYYNEASSGKYVPRAILIDLEPGTMDSVRQSPMGQLFRPDNFVFGQSGAGNNWAKGHYTEGAELIDSVLEVLRKESEGCDCLQGFQLAHSLGGGTGSGLGTLLISKIREEYPDRIMNSFSVVPSPKVSDTVVEPYNATLSIHQLVENTDETFCIDNEALYDICFRTLKLSSPTYGDLNHLVSVTMSGVTTCLRFPGQLNADLRKLAVNMVPFPRLHFFMPGFAPLTAKGSQQYRALTVAELTQQMFDAKNMMTACDPRHGRYLTVACIFRGPMSMKEVDTQMLNVQSKNSSYFVEWIPNNVKVAVCDIPPRGLKMSATFIGNSTAIQEIFKRISEQFTAMFRRKAFLHWYTGEGMDEMEFTEAESNMNDLISEYQQYQEATADDEVEFDDEQAEHEGYEVETLQNGDT from the exons TTCTGGGAAATCATATCCGACGAGCACGGCATCGATCCCAATGGCTATTATCATGGCGAGTCGGACTTGCAGCACGAGCGCATCGACGTCTACTACAATGAGGCGAGCAGCGGCAAGTATGTGCCACGCGCCATACTCATCGACCTGGAGCCCGGCACCATGGACTCGGTGCGTCAATCGCCCATGGGTCAGCTCTTCAGACCCGACAACTTTGTCTTTGGACAATCGGGCGCGG GCAACAACTGGGCCAAGGGACACTATACAGAAGGCGCGGAGCTCATCGATTCGGTGCTCGAAGTGCTGCGCAAAGAGTCCGAGGGCTGCGATTGTCTGCAGGGCTTTCAACTGGCGCACTCACTGGGCGGCGGCACTGGCTCCGGCCTGGGCACGCTACTCATATCGAAAATACGCGAGGAGTATCCAGATCGCATTATGAACTCATTCTCAGTGGTGCCCTCACCCAAG GTGTCCGATACGGTTGTGGAGCCGTATAATGCAACGCTGTCCATACATCAGCTGGTGGAGAACACTGATGAGACCTTTTGCATTGACAATGAGGCGCTCTATGATATTTGCTTCCGCACGCTGAAGCTATCGTCGCCCACCTATGGTGACTTGAATCATTTGGTTTCC GTAACCATGTCTGGCGTTACCACCTGCCTGCGTTTCCCTGGCCAGCTTAATGCTGATCTTCGCAAGCTTGCGGTCAATATGGTGCCCTTCCCGCGCCTGCACTTCTTCATGCCCGGATTTGCTCCACTTACGGCCAAGGGATCGCAGCAATATCGCGCGCTCACCGTTGCCGAGTTGACGCAACAAATGTTCGATGCCAAGAACATGATGACCGCTTGTGATCCACGACATGGCCGCTACCTGACCGTCGCCTGCATCTTCCGTG GACCCATGTCCATGAAGGAGGTGGACACACAAATGCTGaatgtgcaaagcaaaaacagcagctaCTTTGTTGAATGGATACCCAACAATGTGAAGGTCGCCGTTTGTGACATTCCGCCGCGTGGGCTCAAGATGTCCGCCACATTCATTGGCAACTCTACGGCTATACAGGAGATATTCAAGCGCATCTCCGAGCAGTTTACGGCTATGTTCAGGCGCAAGGCTTTCCTGCATTGGTACACTGGCGAGGGCATGGATGAAATGGAGTTCACAGAGGCAGAGAGCAACATGAACGATCTGATATCCGAGTATCAACAGTACCAG gAGGCTACAGCTGATGATGAGGTGGAGTTTGATGACGAGCAGGCCGAGCATGAAGGCTATGAGGTGGAAACTCTACAGAACGGCGACACTTAG